The window CGGGCGGCGAAGATCTTCTGGATCACCGGTACCGGACTGAGCGAGGAGCCCAGCCGCTCGGCCACGCTCGCCGCCCTCAAGGCCCGCGACAAGGCCGGCACCACCGTCTTCGACCTCGACTGGCGCCCGATGTTCTGGAAGGACCCGGCCGAGGCCCGCCCGTACTACGCCGAAGCCCTGCGGCATGTGACGGTCGCCGTCGGCAACCTCGACGAGTGCGAGGTCGCCACCGGCGTCCGGGAGCCGCGCGCATGCGCCGAGGCCCTCCTGGAGGCAGGCGTGGAGCTGGCCGTCGTCAAGCAGGGCCCGAAGGGCGTCCTCGCCGTCCACCGCGACGGCACCACCGCCGAAGTACCGCCCGTACCCGTGGAGGTGGTCAACGGCCTCGGCGCGGGGGACGCGTTCGGCGGCTCGCTCTGCCACGGGCTGCTGGCCGGCTGGGAACTGGAGAAGACGATGCGGTACGCCAACGCGGCCGGCGCCCTCGTCGCCTCCCGCCTCGCCTGCTCCTCCGCGATGCCGACCGCCGCCGAGGTCGAGGAACTCGTCGCCTCCCGCGGCTGACGCCGCCACCCCCTGAACGGAGCCAACTCTTGAGCATCACCATCCCCGACCTCGTCAGGGTGCGCGCCCGGCACCCCGAGGCCGTGGCCGAAGCGGCCGCCCGCCGCGCCCGGCGCCCCCTCGTCGGCGACAGCGGCCGCCTCATGATCGTGGCCGCCGACCATCCGGCCCGCGGCGCTCTCGGGGTCGGCGACCGCAGACTGGCCATGGCCAACCGCGCCGACCTGCTGGAGCGGCTGTGCGTCGCGCTGTCCCGGCCGGGCGTGGACGGGGTGCTCGCCACCGCCGACATAC of the Streptomyces aurantiacus genome contains:
- the iolC gene encoding 5-dehydro-2-deoxygluconokinase encodes the protein MTESFDLITMGRIGVDLYPLQTGVPLARVETFGKFLGGSAANVAVAAARLGRTTAIVSRTGDDPFGAYLHQALKEFGVDDRWVTPVAEYPTPVTFCEIFPPDDFPLYFYRQPKAPDLVIRTDELDFFAVRAAKIFWITGTGLSEEPSRSATLAALKARDKAGTTVFDLDWRPMFWKDPAEARPYYAEALRHVTVAVGNLDECEVATGVREPRACAEALLEAGVELAVVKQGPKGVLAVHRDGTTAEVPPVPVEVVNGLGAGDAFGGSLCHGLLAGWELEKTMRYANAAGALVASRLACSSAMPTAAEVEELVASRG